A window from Triticum aestivum cultivar Chinese Spring chromosome 6D, IWGSC CS RefSeq v2.1, whole genome shotgun sequence encodes these proteins:
- the LOC123145808 gene encoding histone H2B.2-like, translating to MAPKADKKPAAESKVEKAAEKTPAGKKPKAEKRVPAGKTAAKEGAGGEGKTRGRKKGSKAKKGVETYKIYIFKVLKQVHPDVGISSKAMSIMNSFINDIFEKLAGESAKLARYNKKPTITSREIQTSVRLVLPGELAKHAVSEGTKAVTKFTSS from the coding sequence ATGGCCCCCAAGGCAGACAAGAAGCCGGCCGCCGAGAGCAAGGTCGAGAAGGCGGCGGAGAAGACCCCGGCAGGCAAGAAGCCCAAGGCCGAGAAGCGGGTGCCGGCGGGCAAGacggcggccaaggagggcgccggcggcgagggcaaGACTCGGGGCCGGAAGAAGGGCAGCAAGGCCAAGAAGGGCGTGGAGACGTACAAGATCTACATCTtcaaggtgctgaagcaggtgcacccggacgtgggcatctcctccaaggccatgtccatcatgaactccttcatcaacgaCATCTTCGAGAAGCTCGCCGGGGAGTCGGCCAAGCTGGCGAGGTACAACAAGAAGCCCACCATCACCTCCCGGGAGATCCAGACCTCCGTCCGCCTCGTCCTCCCCGGCGAGCTCGCCAAGCACGCCGTCTCCGAGGGCACCAAGGCCgtcaccaagttcacctcctcctAG
- the LOC123145807 gene encoding 60S ribosomal protein L35a-1 translates to MVKGRTGQRVRLYVRGTILGYKRSKSNQYETASLVQIEGVNTREDVAWYGGKRMAYVYKAKTKSNGTHYRCIWGKVSRPHGNTGVVRAKFTSNLPAEAMGKKVRVFMYPSSI, encoded by the exons ATGGTGAAGGGACGCACCGGCCAGCGCGTGAGGCTCTACGTCCGCGGCACCATCCTCGGATACAAGAG GTCCAAGTCGAACCAGTACGAGACGGCGTCGCTGGTGCAGATCGAGGGGGTGAACACCAGGGAGGACGTGGCCTGGTACGGCGGCAAGAGGATGGCCTACGTCTACAAGGCCAAGACCAAGAGCAACGGCACCCACTACCGCTGCATCTGGGGCAAGGTCTCCCGCCCCCACGGCAACACCGGCGTCGTCCGCGCCAAGTTCACCTCCAACCTGCCCGCCGAGGCCATG GGGAAAAAGGTCAGGGTCTTCATGTACCCGAGCAGCATCTAA